A region from the Acyrthosiphon pisum isolate AL4f chromosome A1, pea_aphid_22Mar2018_4r6ur, whole genome shotgun sequence genome encodes:
- the LOC100169250 gene encoding acetylcholinesterase, translating to MDQWLLWFGYLVASTYGLSLRHARHQSVGTPTAEEILEPQILIEDTDHVFRQRASDMFAQEPEYTEKRNLNHRRRSEFSGNQDNDFESSGETYSAYKSDDPLVIHTNKGKIRGITQAASTGKLVDAWLGIPYAKKPIGDLRFRHPRPIDRWDKTSPETILNCTTPPNTCVQIFDTLFGDFPGATMWNPNSPVSEDCLYINVVVPKPRPQNAAVMVWIFGGGFYSGSATLDIYDPKVLVSEENVILVSMQYRVASLGFLYFDTEDVPGNAGLFDQLMALQWVHENIKLFGGNPNNVTLFGESAGAVSVSLHLLSPLSRNLFNQAIMESGSSTAPWAILSREESFSRGLKLAKAMGCPDDRNDIHKTVECLRKVNSSAMVEKEWDHVAICFFPFVPVVDGAFLDDYPQKSLSTNNFKKTNILMGSNSEEGYYSIFYYLTELFKKEENVVVSRENFVKAIGQLNPNADAAVKSAIEFEYTDWFSPNDPEKNRNALDKMVGDYQFTCNVNEFAHKYALTGNNVYMYYFKHRSLNNPWPKWTGVMHGDEISYVFGDPLNPNKRYETEEIELSKKMMRYWTNFAKTGNPSKTFEGSWVTPKWPIHTAYGKEFLTLDTNNTSIGVGPRLEQCAFWKNYVPDLTAISKSMKSDKNCTTISGGTKTNMIKLSLWTIVMTTVVLML from the exons ATGGACCAGTGGTTGTTGTGGTTTGGCTACTTAGTAGCTTCTACTTATGGACTTTCATTGCGCCACGCCAGGCACCAAAGCGTTGGGACACCAACAGCCGAAGAAATACTGGAACCACAGATTCTAATTGAGGACACCGATCATGTATTCAGACAACGAGCGTCAGATATGTTTGCCCAAGAGCCAGAATACACGGAGAAGCGAAACCTCAATCATAGACGGAg GTCCGAATTCAGTGGAAACCAGGATAATGATTTCGAATCTTCTGGGGAGACATACAGTGCTTATAAATCGGATGATCCGTTGGTAATCCACACGAACAAGGGTAAGATTAGAGGCATCACACAGGCAGCGTCGACTGGAAAGTTAGTTGATGCATGGCTAGGAATACCCTACGCAAAAAAACCAATAG GTGATCTTAGGTTTAGGCATCCTCGCCCAATTGACCGTTGGGACAAAACAAGCCCAGAGACGATTCTTAATTGCACTACTCCACCAAACACATGCGTTCAAATATTCGACACGCTTTTTGGTGATTTTCCTGGTGCTACAATGTGGAATCCAAATTCCCCGGTATCAGAAGATTGCCTTTACATTAACGTAGTAGTGCCAAAGCCTAGACCACAAAACGCTGCAGTGATGGTGTGGATTTTCGGCGGTGGATTTTACTCCGGGTCTGCTACATTGGATATTTACGATCCTAAGGTACTCGTATCGGAAGAAAACGTGATTTTGGTATCCATGCAGTACAGGGTTGCATCGTTAGGCTTTTTATACTTCGACACTGAAGACGTTCCAGGAAACGCTGGACTTTTTGATCAGCTCATGGCTTTACAGTGGGTACACgagaacataaaattatttggcGGCAACCCAAACAACGTGACACTTTTCGGTGAGTCAGCCGGCGCCGTTTCAGTTTCACTGCACTTACTGTCACCGCTGAGTAGAAACCTTTTTAATCAAGCCATCATGGAATCAGGATCCTCAACAGCACCTTGGGCGATTTTGTCACGGGAAGAAAGTTTTAGTAGAGGACTTAAGCTAGCAAAGGCAATGGGATGTCCAGATGACAGAAACGACATACATAAGACGGTCGAGTGCTTAAGGAAGGTGAACAGTTCAGCGATGGTCGAGAAAGAATGGGATCACGTGGCTATATGTTTTTTCCCATTTGTCCCGGTGGTTGATGGCGCTTTTCTTGACGATTATCCTCAAAAGTCCCTGTcaacaaacaatttcaaaaaaacgaATATACTCATGGGTAGTAACTCCGAAGAAGGttactattcaatattttattatttgacggAGCTTTTCAAAAAGGAGGAAAACGTGGTGGTGTCTCGTGAAAATTTTGTTAAAGCTATTGGACAACTTAATCCGAATGCAGATGCAGCTGTTAAATCGGCTATAGAGTTTGAATACACGGATTGGTTTAGCCCAAACGACccagaaaaaaatcgaaacgcTTTGGACAAAATGGTCGGTGACTATCAGTTTACATGCAACGTCAATGAATTCGCTCATAAATATGCACTTACTGGAAACAACGTGTACATGTATTACTTTAAACATCGTTCTTTGAACAATCCATGGCCAAAATGGACGGGTGTGATGCATGGTGATGAAATCAGTTATGTATTTGGAGATCCATTAAATCCAAATAAACGCTACGAAACTGAAGAAATTGAACTCAGCAAGAAAATGATGAGATACTGGACCAATTTTGCAAAAACAGg aaatccAAGCAAAACATTTGAAGGGTCTTGGGTCACGCCCAAGTGGCCTATACACACGGCGTATGGAAAAGAGTTTCTAACATTAGATACAAATAACACTTCTATCGGCGTTGGGCCAAGACTAGAACAATGTGCTTTTTGGAAAAACTACGTTCCTGATCTTACGGCCATTTCAA aGAGTATGAAGTCTGACAAAAACTGTACAACCATAAGTGGAGGGACCAAAACTAATATGATCAAGTTATCGCTTTGGACAATTGTGATGACAACTGTCGTTTTGATGTTATGA